In Elaeis guineensis isolate ETL-2024a chromosome 1, EG11, whole genome shotgun sequence, a genomic segment contains:
- the LOC109505226 gene encoding uncharacterized protein: MEDWGPVVVATLLFVVLSPGVVFQLPGKGRVMEFFNFQTSGISIFVHTIIYFGLITIFLIAIGVHISTGR; this comes from the coding sequence ATGGAGGACTGGGGGCCGGTGGTGGTCGCTACGTTGCTGTTCGTGGTGCTGTCGCCGGGGGTGGTGTTCCAGCTGCCGGGGAAAGGGAGGGTGATGGAGTTCTTCAACTTCCAGACCAGCGGGATATCCATATTCGTCCATACCATCATCTATTTCGGCCTCATCACCATTTTCCTCATCGCCATTGGCGTCCACATCTCCACTGGCCGCTAG